Proteins encoded by one window of Flavobacterium sp. N502540:
- a CDS encoding sigma-54-dependent transcriptional regulator: MTHKILIIDDEEKLRSLLARIIKSEGFEVIEAKDLKSGFKKLEQTDIDVVLCDVKLPDGNGVDFLQNIKTSFPLIEVILLTAFGNIPDGVQAMKNGAFDYIVKGDDNDKIIPLLYKAVEKVHLQKKVKQLEKRIGDKYSFSTIIGKSKGIEQVIDLAKKVAKTDSTVLLTGETGTGKEVFAQAIHENSNRTGKSFVALNCSTFSKEILESELFGHKQGAFTGALKDKKGFIEEANGGTLFLDEIGEMPIELQAKLLRVLETSEYIPLGDTTPKKSNFRLIAATNRDLKAESEEHRFRSDLYFRLNIFEITLPPLRERIKDIALLTHTFVKQFSEKTNKKTLQISDDFIQKLEHYSWPGNIRELKNIIERSVILSSNDTLTSAVLPYEMQQETEKNTKQMSAFSMQSIEKLHIQKVLNYTKGNKAETARLLEIGIATLYRKLDEYGIQ, translated from the coding sequence ATGACACATAAAATTTTAATTATAGACGACGAAGAAAAACTAAGAAGTCTGCTTGCACGCATTATTAAATCGGAAGGATTTGAAGTGATTGAAGCCAAAGATTTAAAATCGGGTTTTAAAAAACTCGAACAAACTGATATTGATGTCGTTTTATGTGATGTAAAATTGCCTGACGGAAATGGCGTTGACTTTTTGCAAAATATAAAAACCAGCTTTCCTTTAATTGAAGTGATTTTACTTACCGCTTTCGGGAATATTCCGGATGGTGTTCAGGCCATGAAAAATGGCGCTTTCGATTATATTGTAAAGGGTGACGATAATGATAAAATTATTCCACTACTCTATAAAGCTGTCGAAAAAGTACATTTGCAAAAAAAGGTAAAACAGCTTGAAAAACGCATCGGAGATAAATACTCTTTCAGTACCATCATAGGAAAATCGAAAGGAATTGAACAGGTGATCGATTTAGCCAAAAAAGTAGCTAAAACAGACTCGACTGTTTTGCTAACCGGAGAAACCGGCACAGGAAAAGAGGTTTTTGCGCAAGCTATTCACGAAAACAGTAATCGTACAGGTAAATCTTTTGTGGCTCTAAACTGCAGTACTTTCAGCAAAGAAATTCTCGAAAGTGAGCTCTTCGGACATAAACAAGGTGCTTTTACGGGAGCCTTAAAAGATAAAAAAGGTTTTATCGAAGAGGCCAATGGCGGTACTTTATTTTTGGATGAGATTGGGGAAATGCCTATTGAACTGCAGGCCAAATTATTACGTGTTTTAGAAACCAGCGAGTACATTCCGCTTGGAGATACCACTCCAAAGAAATCAAATTTCAGACTGATTGCCGCAACAAACAGAGATTTAAAAGCAGAAAGCGAAGAACACCGTTTTCGTTCGGATTTGTATTTCCGTCTAAACATTTTTGAGATTACACTTCCACCTTTGCGTGAAAGAATAAAAGATATTGCGCTTTTAACACATACTTTTGTCAAACAATTCTCTGAGAAAACGAATAAAAAGACACTACAAATAAGTGATGATTTTATCCAAAAATTAGAACATTATTCCTGGCCGGGAAATATTCGTGAACTTAAGAACATTATCGAAAGGTCGGTTATTCTAAGCAGTAACGATACACTGACCTCAGCTGTTTTACCATACGAAATGCAGCAGGAAACAGAGAAAAACACTAAGCAAATGTCGGCCTTTTCGATGCAGAGTATTGAAAAACTGCACATTCAGAAGGTTTTAAATTATACCAAAGGGAATAAGGCCGAAACTGCCCGTTTACTCGAAATTGGCATTGCAACTTTGTACCGAAAATTAGACGAGTATGGGATTCAGTAG
- a CDS encoding LLM class flavin-dependent oxidoreductase: protein MKNPISVSLLELAIITQDSNAKETFQKTKEIAQLADNLGYKRFWLAEHHNMSHVASSATVVLIGYIASQTQNIRVGSGGIMLPNHSPLIVAEQFGTLEILYPGRIDLGLGRAPGTDQPTAEAIRKDFFEQAQRFPQNVTKLQDYFSVENATAKVRAFPAEGTNVPIWILGSSMDSAALAAAYGLPYAFAGHFAPRQMIQAFEFYRENFQASDTLDKPKTMACVNIVAADTNEEAERLSTSLYQMFLNLIRNDRKGLQPPVDSLDDIMSEEERFHVNQMTACTFTGDQIQLEADLKKFINYAQIDELMVTSPIFDRQAKLKSIQITKEVIDSLNK from the coding sequence ATGAAAAACCCAATTTCAGTCTCATTATTAGAGCTCGCTATCATCACTCAGGATAGCAATGCCAAAGAAACATTTCAAAAAACAAAAGAAATAGCGCAACTAGCAGATAATTTAGGATACAAGCGATTCTGGCTTGCAGAACATCACAATATGTCACATGTTGCCAGTTCGGCTACGGTGGTATTAATTGGTTACATTGCCAGTCAGACTCAAAATATTCGGGTAGGTTCCGGTGGAATCATGCTGCCCAATCATTCTCCTTTAATAGTAGCAGAGCAATTCGGAACCTTGGAAATACTTTATCCGGGTAGAATCGATTTAGGCTTAGGAAGAGCGCCCGGTACAGATCAACCAACAGCTGAAGCTATTCGAAAAGATTTCTTTGAACAGGCACAGCGGTTTCCGCAAAACGTAACCAAACTTCAGGATTACTTCTCGGTAGAAAATGCAACAGCAAAAGTACGAGCATTCCCGGCCGAAGGAACAAATGTTCCTATCTGGATTTTAGGTTCAAGTATGGATAGTGCTGCCCTGGCTGCTGCTTACGGATTGCCTTATGCGTTTGCCGGGCATTTTGCTCCGCGACAAATGATACAGGCATTTGAATTCTATCGTGAAAATTTTCAGGCATCAGATACGTTGGATAAACCCAAAACCATGGCGTGTGTCAATATCGTTGCCGCAGATACCAACGAAGAAGCCGAAAGATTGTCTACAAGTCTCTATCAGATGTTTTTAAATTTAATTCGAAACGACCGCAAAGGATTACAGCCACCTGTAGATTCCCTTGATGATATTATGAGTGAAGAAGAACGCTTCCATGTGAATCAAATGACAGCTTGTACTTTTACAGGAGATCAAATACAGCTGGAGGCAGATCTTAAAAAGTTTATCAATTATGCACAGATCGACGAGTTAATGGTAACCAGTCCGATATTCGATCGTCAGGCTAAACTTAAAAGTATTCAAATTACAAAGGAAGTTATCGATAGCCTAAATAAATAA